In Diorhabda sublineata isolate icDioSubl1.1 chromosome 2, icDioSubl1.1, whole genome shotgun sequence, the sequence TTTGCcgtaaaaatgaaacaaaatattgttgtgaaatttcacatgaaacttggaaaaactgcaactgaaacttataatttattgaaacaagtgtATAGCAATGATGGTTTGCCAAGTCCACCTGTTTTTGAGTGATTTAAGCGTGATCAAGATGGCCGTGAAGATGTTGAAACATGCATTGTTCTGAATAATGGAAGATTCGCATAGAGCGATGTAGGGGTATATATTTAGGgtgatgataaataaatacacataatatcaaaaagaaTATACACCActagtctcgttattcaatagccatACCTCTCATGTCAAAGGAATGAGGTTATTgttaaaagtgttttatttcaaatatttcaaatattatattaccaTCTGAAtgtatacaaacaaaaataattatcaaattcatttcctaaattatttcaaagatgTCGTTAAATATTGTACAAATAACATCGGTATTTTATCAGGATCAGGTGCATGTGTCTTAGAATAAGTTATATATTGTCTTCTACaattcattaattgttgaataCTTATATCTGTAATATCTATATTTAGATCATCGAACCCAGAAAGACTAACTAATCCATTCACCCCACTcttcttatttttaatcaagTCATCCactatttttttcgttatttgatctaaatcatataaaaagttTGTTGATTTTAACGGAGGATTTTGTGTAGACAGATTTGGTTTAGGTGCTTTCTTTTTAAACAGATTGGTATACATTCCATCTAGATCCAATACTTGATGAGGAAATATTGTGAATAAAGGTGCATCCCATCTGTTGTTACCATTTGGATCTTCATATCGCATCACTAGAGCATCAAAAGtttctctattatatttttcagcTTCGTTTTCcctattttcattgaatttccaAGCTTCATCTCGATTAATTTCAGTGTGCAAGGTACATTGTGTGCATTTGTTAGCTTTAGCTCCACAAAACAGTTCATACCTATAACCCTTTATGTAATTGAGTGCATCTAATATTACAACATTATTAGAAGATACCAATTTCAATACTTCTGATTTTAAGACACCTCTAATATGCTTCTCTTTGTCTTTATCatcataaaaagaatttttttcaaacccTGCCTTTAAAATATGATCTAATTCACTTATTATATGTACTTCCTTGCCTtgttgttcaaaaaattttaataactcCAAACTTCTTGTAGTTTTACCGCTACTTGGGACACCCGTCACCACAACTAAAggcattatttttgtttaaactacTAGCAGAGACAACTTTGTATGTGTCTTTGTGTTAAGTATAAGGTTAtgtttcatttctatttatCTACCAatggaaaaaaagaagaaaatctgGTTGTAAGTTACAATTTTCTAGgccataaaattatctatactCCTCTCTCCTATCAGCTGAGTTTGACTGTTCGAGTTCTGACGTgtgataattatttgtttttagtttgtttagcattttaaatgaataatttccgGAAAGTGTCATCAAGTTAGATAAGATATTAagaaatttgcaaaattttcgtattgaaacaacaaaaatgtCTTTAGAAACCAAATACAATCTTAAAAGCCCTGGTATGTTTTacgaaatatgttttaaaatccatttaaacattaaaaattcgtAGGTGTAAAACGTTTAATGAGAGAAGCTATTGAATTAGCAAAACCTACCGATGAATATTTCGCGTGTCCAGTAgaagataatttatttgaatggcATTTCACTGTTAGGGGTCCTCCAGGAACGGAATTTGAGGGGGGATATTATCATGGAAGGATTTCATTACCATCCCAATATCCTATGCAACctccaaatattattttattaacggTAAATATAATCAAGCAGTAATATTTACTTTGTATGTACTCCTCAATAAAggttttattattgtaaatatattatagCCAAATGGGAGGtttgaaattaataagaaaatttgtttatcaatATCGGGACATCATCCAGAAACTTGGCAACCTTCTTGGTCGATTCGTACTGCCCTTTTGGCGCTAATAGCATTTATGCCAACATCATCGACTGGTGCTATTGGTTCATTAGAATATACACCTGAGGAAAGGCAACTTTTagctaaaaaatcaaaaaattgggAGTGTTCAATATGTGGAAAGATATCAGAAAAATTGGAAGAACAAGATTTGGTAATAAGTCCTAAATTGACACAGGAAGAAACTTCATTACTTAAACAGATCGCTCTAAAggtatattaatttaatttgatacattaattTAGAATTCATAGTACTTATTTTAGGCCGAAGAAGACGCTGATAAAAAAGAAATCGAGCCTTCAAATAACTCTGAAAATATTAATGTCGATGGAGAACTTAGGCAAAGAATTACAACCcaacaaataaatgaaactgATGAAGATGTTATTCAAGTAACTGATCCTCTACTCGTAGATTCAATCCAAAGGTCTAATAAGTAagttatatttggaaaaaagttctATCAAAGcttttttgattgaatattttttagcgATAAATTATGGACTGCTGCAATATGGATAATAATAACGATAATAGTTCTCCTTCTAATAAGGCGACTTTTCTTCGTATAATATTCCACTTTATACGTATAAAATAGTAGAGAATTTTATACCAAATCAAcagtaaataaattatgttcTAGCTATAAAGAAGTATTATGTAATAAGTTGCGAATAAAGACAAATTTGTTGTACAAATCAACTGtgtctaaaattatttataattcacaACCTTATTAACgacattaaaaatttgtacttgctaaaatattataaattaatataatattgtttaaaaaaatatttttattcttattctcATTTGCCATCCTCAAAGATTGCTACTTTTTGGTTAAATACCTTGATGAAAAAACACCACTGCTTAAAATAAACTCCAAAGTACCACAAGGCAGTGTTTTGGAGCCACTACTCCATCTCCTCTTCACTGCTGATCTACCAAACAGCAATGACGCATTATCAATCATTTTTGCAAACGATACCGACAAATCACATAAAGATGTAGCATCAAATACAACATTGCTTTATCTCAATAAGGTATAAAACTGATTATAGAAATTGAAGCATATGAGTTAAAGTCTGTTCGAGTAACTTTCACCAACCATAGAGACAAGGGTCCAGAAGTCACTCTAAACAATCAAACAAACATCTAGATAAGCGCCTAACCTGATGGAAACACATCTTCACCAAGCGCAAACAATTATGCTGGCCGATAGGTAAAAAATCTCAattatctataataaaataCAGTACTGATCTAAAAAGCAATTCTCAAGCCCATTTGGTTAGGTGCCCACAACGATCATAGTCGCTATGTGGAATGCTCCAAAAGACTATTTCAGAAGCCGTAAACGACTAATAGAATGCACTCATATTATACCATGTATTATTGACAGCGTTTTCGATGAGTTTCCAAGCGGTTTcactttataaatattttcaagaaatatttatttttataaattgtaatttacaaaaaatttaccTAAACAAAGgtaaatcttcaaatttcgtGACAATATTAAGCAACTTCAACGAAAATTTCtaaatagaataatttaaaaagtcACGAGCTAGAATCAATGAAAGATTCTAACACTTGTTTATGGCTAACAGAGCAAATGAGTCTAGACCGGCTCTGAACATTGGTAGAACGAATCTTGGTTTTATTCGCGGTCTGAAAGGTACTAAATCATTTAAAGGTCCAATAATATTCCCATTTTTAAAATTGACGTTCAACGTTCAGCTCTCTTCTGATTTTTTTTGGCAAGATACCTTTACGAAAGAAATAAGATTAAATCCTCAACTACTGTTAATATATAAAATCCAATGAAAGTTCATTTGGAgaaaattctttaaatatatatgtataaacagtttaataatataaaatatgacaGATGGTTTACACCGTTGCCACGTTTTATCTgtagttaatataaaatttcacgtagattaaGAATTTTCACCACAGTACTAATTAATTACCCATATTaggataataattataaaatcctAATGAAAAACgacaaactaaaaaaaactaCTACAGAATTAAACCCCACTTTGACAACAATGAACTTAAAACGACGATTGATGCCATGTAGCTGCTATTGATTTCGATATTATGTTTAGTAACTTCATTTTTCACttcaaaattgtaaatttattgtaaaaactaAACAATATTAGAGTATATTCCAAATTCcattattccaataattatgATGAGACAAATCGATATAAATGAATGATCCGTTGCTTAATGTACCAAATAATCATTTTGCTTTTCAATTACGTGcattagtatttattttatgttaatttgaAAGAGCTCATTAGAGAACCTATTTAATGCTAAACGTTGTGGCATGCAGATGATGTATATTAGTACATTAGCGGCAATTCGTCgttatattttattgcaaatatATTGAAGGTCACATCGTTTGTTTCCTATTCGCACAAACGTGGTCACGCAATATTAATTAGCCCTATCTGATCAATAAAGTCAACTTTTATTAATTCAGTGCTCTATTTTTTCATTCGCTATAATTGCTATGGCAATTTACACgctttatataaaattgtaaatgtaaattGCGATCATTACATCATCACTGAAAAAGTAGATAATCAAAACTGAATCAACGACTCCAAATAAGTTTATTAATTATGTACTAAACTCTTGGTGAATATTTTTTGAGGGTCGGTAACctgtaaatattataattataaaattttttataactttataggAACGTTTGTATAATAGACAGAACTAGCAGGATTCTTTTTATTGtacaatatataaattgaaaaatggatgtagaaataataaaagaataatgGGAAATTCACACACTATGtgcaaaataaaactatattttaattatataatattatatttcgaaaatatattttaataatattaaacagACTTTTTGATTCGTACTTACATAGGTACTgttaaattattaaacatatCTTGAAGTATTAcgtcatttaaataaattcaactgTCTTCATagataaaacaaatactatagAGTAGAGGTGTAAACGTTAGATATTGTTGAATGTAACTTTTCTTCCAATTACACCATGAAACGTTATTATTCCTTATGTccatatataatattttatataaagatcTTACTAGTTGATTTAAATAGTGAATTTACGaatgaaattatcaattattcttTGCAAAAGGTATAAAACTTTGTTTATGATCTTGTATTAAGTGTAGCATATGTTAAAGTGAAAGTTTGTTTTGCAGGTTTGATTCTGAATCAGTTTACGGAAACGATCGCATGCGCACTCTCAAATATGTCGATCGCGTTGCGTTAAGGGGGGTAGGAGTCGCCAACTTGAGAACAATTTAGAAAGTGCGCATGCGATTAGTTCCTAAACTGATTCGAAATCACACCCACGAACAAAGCTATTCATTTTATTCTTGTATGTATTGAGAATTGCATACATTGCCATAAAGTTTTGTATGTATTGAGAATTGCATACattgtttttatatcaattttaagaGATGATATGTTTTTACGGGGTTGAATGAACAAGTTCCTTacataataatagaaaaagttttctaaaaaatataaaattactacAAAATATCTACAATACTCAAACCGTCCCCTTGTCTATTCGGTTTATGTACCCAAGGCACTTCGGAATCTCTCAACGGCGGTAACTTACAgccataattatttaaattgatcaTAATATGATCACCGCTGGAATCAACGACTTTAATATCATCAGTAACTCTACCGCTTATCGTGAAAAGTACATTATCCGCCGATTTAAGATTCCTTCTGTCAAACAAAGTTTCTTTGCGTCTCTCGTCCGCCGAACGAGGCATGCGCGTACCGTATAGATTTATAGGGGCGGTCTTATTCGATCTAGTTCGCACTTTGGTCTTTTGCGTGCCATTACTCAATTGTAATTGTCGTTTCACTAACTCAACGGCCGATTTCGGTCTTTCTGTAGACGCGTacgtatttgaaatatatactgGAGCAGCTGATCCTGAAGAATCCGACGTTTCGTCATTGGTCGAACTGGAATTCGCTTCTTCGTAGTCTACCATAGACGTACTGGGTTCTTCTTTGAGTACTTTCGCTTGTCCGTTTAACGTTTTCATATAATCAGAATAAGTTTGTATGGTATCTTCGtctgttttattttcttctaaagcATGTAAGGAACGTATATTCTGTATCTTTTCCAGTaattcttgtttttcttttaattcttgTTCGCGTACGTCGATTTCCACTCTCTGGTTCAAAGTCTCGTAATGTTTGTCTATGTAACCCATTAACCAATTGTAACCTTTCTGAACGCCAGTATCTAATTTATCTACTTTATTTACCGAAGCCGAACAGCTTTGTACTAACGTCGGACATTTTCTTGTATTGaccaaatattccaaatttaaatattcgATTATTTCTATTTCGTCGACGGCGTTTTCTTGGTCTTGTTTATTGGCCAAAATCAGAATTGGTTTGCCGGCTATTTTATCGCTACGTAGAATTCCTTCGAGGACCATTTTCACTTCGGCAAATCTGGATATGTCGCTGGAGTCTATAACGAAAATTACACCGTGAGCCtgaaaataaccaaaatt encodes:
- the LOC130452728 gene encoding protein KTI12 homolog — its product is MPLVVVTGVPSSGKTTRSLELLKFFEQQGKEVHIISELDHILKAGFEKNSFYDDKDKEKHIRGVLKSEVLKLVSSNNVVILDALNYIKGYRYELFCGAKANKCTQCTLHTEINRDEAWKFNENRENEAEKYNRETFDALVMRYEDPNGNNRWDAPLFTIFPHQVLDLDGMYTNLFKKKAPKPNLSTQNPPLKSTNFLYDLDQITKKIVDDLIKNKKSGVNGLVSLSGFDDLNIDITDISIQQLMNCRRQYITYSKTHAPDPDKIPMLFVQYLTTSLK
- the LOC130452729 gene encoding ubiquitin-conjugating enzyme E2 J1-like: MSLETKYNLKSPGVKRLMREAIELAKPTDEYFACPVEDNLFEWHFTVRGPPGTEFEGGYYHGRISLPSQYPMQPPNIILLTPNGRFEINKKICLSISGHHPETWQPSWSIRTALLALIAFMPTSSTGAIGSLEYTPEERQLLAKKSKNWECSICGKISEKLEEQDLVISPKLTQEETSLLKQIALKAEEDADKKEIEPSNNSENINVDGELRQRITTQQINETDEDVIQVTDPLLVDSIQRSNNDKLWTAAIWIIITIIVLLLIRRLFFV
- the LOC130453043 gene encoding ADP-ribosylation factor-like protein 13B, whose protein sequence is MGNYCCKEKRKKKLTLLLLGLDNAGKTRAANGLIGERVNSPIPTVGFSVLNLKYANYAVKIFDLGGGPNIRDIWQEYFVNAHGVIFVIDSSDISRFAEVKMVLEGILRSDKIAGKPILILANKQDQENAVDEIEIIEYLNLEYLVNTRKCPTLVQSCSASVNKVDKLDTGVQKGYNWLMGYIDKHYETLNQRVEIDVREQELKEKQELLEKIQNIRSLHALEENKTDEDTIQTYSDYMKTLNGQAKVLKEEPSTSMVDYEEANSSSTNDETSDSSGSAAPVYISNTYASTERPKSAVELVKRQLQLSNGTQKTKVRTRSNKTAPINLYGTRMPRSADERRKETLFDRRNLKSADNVLFTISGRVTDDIKVVDSSGDHIMINLNNYGCKLPPLRDSEVPWVHKPNRQGDGLSIVDIL